tccctttaaattgaaattgcaTACTGACTTTACTTTGGTTAGTCCTTAATTTGCATACTGACTTTACTTTAGCTGATCTATTGataatattactttattattattatacaaaaCCTCTctaaattacttatttttaaatcatcatttactcaaataataaataaaagtaaatttaattataccaTCTAACAATCATTACTATTAAAAAGACAATTAATCTTTCAATTCTAGCCAcgaattttttttgaagttccTATCTTTAATAgactatatataatatgaactCAAGCCAAAAAAGCCAAACATTTATtgtgtattattttttctttaattattttagcaATCTATAATTGGAACATTTTCAATCTATTAtcgtttattttttgtttttaatacagccatttcaaatttaaggtTAATTAACAATGTAATAaagataattaagttttttcaaGACTAGCTTAACTGCCGACAtgacttaaattttttaaaaatattttcaagttttcattaaaaaaaaataccaacaaattaaaattagaatttataatacagtaaaaaaattaatattaactttaaaaaattatattttatttttttaagaaaaaaaaccataaaaaaatcaaggttaattttttttttttttttgacgaTTGAATATTAAATCTAAGGTTAAATTTAGCATTTAATAGGAACTTTGTGgacaagaaaattgaaatcatacttccaaaaattaaaaaagaaaaagaaaaagaaaatcggTTTTTGGCTTGTCGGTCACGCACGTTATCGGTTTATTACAGAATAGAAATAGATATCGCGTATAGGGACTTTTCTCGACTCGGGTCAAGTTCGGTTTCTAGTAAACCCTAGAATCGACTTTTGCGAAACCCCTTGGtggaaaggaaacaaaaaaacccaTAGCCATTGAATGATCTTTGTTCATCCATCGAGTTCAAGCGTTCTTCGTTAATGGTGAGTCTTCCCTCAttcttcgttttcttttatgttctGTCCATGTGCTCTTGCGACTTTCcttatcattttttgtttgatctcGAGTTGATTGCTCGTATATTTCCCTTGGGGAGCTTGGAAATGTTGAATCTTTCATGGGTTttgattcttttcaaattttaagacTGGGTTATTGCATTATGTAGTAATCAGAATTCGGGGGTCAGTTTTGTTTATGAGAAGGTTGCAAATCTTAGCTCgtcttgaaattttataaacgTTCCCCGTACTTTTCTTGATATACAATTGATTCAGAACCCTAGCTTTCAAATATTGAGTTCAGTTGTTTTCGTTCTGATTTTATGGGATTTTGGTCTTTGCTTCCTTCTTTCATTGTTAGGAGGATTTTCTAACTTCCTTTAttaaagaatttttctttaaagctATTCTAGCTTCCTGGATTATAGAATTGATTTTCTTAAGTTGCATATTGGCATTCAGCTCTAATTTTCTTGTGTAAATCATTGTAGGCTACACCATTGATTACAGGAATTGCTGTTGCTGCTGCAGCTTACGCTGGTAGATATGGTATTCAAGCTTGGCAGGCATTCAAGATGAGGCCACCAACGGCTCGGTTACGCAAGTTCTATGAAGGCGGTTTTCAGCCTACAATGACAAGGAGGGAGGCAGCTTTGATTCTTGGAGTTAGGTATTTACTGAGTCTACAATGAGACTATCAAAACCTAACTTCATTGATTTTCCTCCTATTTTTGTTTCCGTGTTCCTGGCtatgtttaaaatgttaaaaccCCCTTTAAAAATGGAATATCAATATGAATGTTTGAGCTATCATTCATCATAATGATCTACAAACTCTCAATAATACATCGCCCTCTTTGCCTGCCTGTAGctaagatttttttcttcattatattGTCAGGGAGAGTACTCCAACAGACAAGGTGAAAGAAGCACACAGGAAGGTGATGGTTGCAAATCATCCAGATGCTGGTGGTAGCCATTATCTTGCTTCCAAAATCAATGAGGCGAAAGACATCCTTCTTGGGAAAACCAGAGGAAGCAATTCTGCATTCTGATGGTTGCTGCTCCCagttttttgttctcttaGCATAGCATATCTCAACAAAACGTGGAGGATCGCCATTTTTCTATAATCACCTGGTGTGTCAAATTTTTGACCTTACATAAATTTACTTGTGTCCTGATTGATTCGTGGGGTTCGTATTTGTATACTTCATACTCTGGATTTATTGATAACAATGAGAAAGCCTAGAAATTAT
This is a stretch of genomic DNA from Cucumis sativus cultivar 9930 chromosome 4, Cucumber_9930_V3, whole genome shotgun sequence. It encodes these proteins:
- the LOC101203148 gene encoding mitochondrial import inner membrane translocase subunit TIM14-1 translates to MATPLITGIAVAAAAYAGRYGIQAWQAFKMRPPTARLRKFYEGGFQPTMTRREAALILGVRESTPTDKVKEAHRKVMVANHPDAGGSHYLASKINEAKDILLGKTRGSNSAF